A genomic region of Sylvia atricapilla isolate bSylAtr1 chromosome 19, bSylAtr1.pri, whole genome shotgun sequence contains the following coding sequences:
- the LOC136369920 gene encoding uncharacterized protein: MPDRASPVPRPPPLPRTPPTRKRRTGRKRRRPQLRPSGPRLRPSGPRLRPSGPRPRPSGPRPRPSGPHPRPPGPRLRPPGPHPRPPGLGPAPPASAPPLRASAPPLRASAPPPRASAPPPRASAPPPRASAPPPRAPAPPPRAPAPPPRAPAPPPRAPAPPPRAPAPPPRAPAPPPRAPAPPPRASAPPPRASAPPPGPRLRPPGPRLRPADTPLPLLPQPGPQLRPSGPRLRPPGPAPPAPPSARARSSRSSRSRSPQRTTRLGTSVYHSLFDSTVRRRGRGVGGQDGDSERLGHGTTANTGRERPRRGGDKSERKSAPKSLARR, translated from the coding sequence ATGCCCGACCGGGCCTCGCCGgtcccgcggccgccgccgctgccccggaCACCGCCGACCCGGAAGCGCCGCACGGGGCGGAAGCGGCGCCGGCCTCAGCTCCGCCCCTCCGGGCCTCGGCTCCGCCCCTCCGGGCCTCGGCTCCGCCCCTCCGGgcctcggccccgcccctccgggcctcggccccgcccctccgGGCCTCATCCCCGCCCCCCCGGGCCTCGGCTCCGCCCCCCCGGGCCTCATCCCCGCCCCCCCGgcctcggccccgcccccccggcctcggccccgcccctccgGGCCTCGGCTCCGCCCCTCCGGGCCTCGGCTCCGCCCCCCCGGGCCTCGGCTCCGCCCCCCCGGGCCTCGGCTCCGCCCCCCCGGGCCTCGGCTCCGCCCCCCCGGGCCCCGGCTCCGCCCCCCCGGGCCCCGGCTCCGCCCCCCCGGGCCCCGGCTCCGCCCCCCCGGGCCCCGGCTCCGCCCCCCCGGGCCCCGGCTCCGCCCCCCCGGGCCCCGGCTCCGCCCCCCCGGGCCCCGGCTCCGCCCCCCCGGGCCTCGGCTCCGCCCCCCCGGGCCTCGGCTCCGCCCCCCGGGCCTCGGCTCCGCCCTCCCGGGCCTCGGCTCCGCCCCGCGGACACGCCCCTCCCGCTCCTCCCTCAGCCCGGGCCTCAGCTCCGCCCCTCCGGGCCCCGGCTCCGCCCCCCCGGGCCCGCCCCTCCCGCTCCTCCCTCAGCCCGGGCCCGCTCCTCCCGCTCCTCCCGCAGTCGCAGCCCGCAGCGGACCACGCGCCTCGGTACGAGCGTTTACCACAGTTTATTTGACAGCACAGTccgccggcggggccggggcgtCGGCGGCCAGGACGGGGACAGCGAACGGCTCGGACACGGTACAACCGCGAACAccgggcgggagcggccccggcgcggcggggACAAAAGCGAACGGAAATCTGCTCCAAAGTCTCTGGCAAGGCGGTGA